The following coding sequences are from one Rhinoraja longicauda isolate Sanriku21f chromosome 7, sRhiLon1.1, whole genome shotgun sequence window:
- the LOC144595107 gene encoding P2Y purinoceptor 2-like, giving the protein MTKSYEGNSHNCTFNEDFKYILLPVSYGIVFAVGLVLNALAIWVFVFRMRPWNITTTYMFNLALSDIMYDISLPLLIYYYAKHNDWPFGAALCKIVRFLFYTNLYCSILFLTCMSIYRFLGVCFPMQTLRWSNLRYTRILCIVIWVVVIIFQTPIFVFVNVETTGNTTICYDTSNQKNFNKFVIYSAVQLVLLFCGPFTIVMICYGITAKKLLRPSDIRPEYARSRKKSIKMIITVLTVFILCFLPFHITRSIYYSSRSLHVSCRTLDAVNLAYKLTRPLASANSCLDPILYVLAGQTYRSKLTRKGNGVEKKNNHPSAQKTTNDTEITRSVQATEIRLEEIKQGGSSDGV; this is encoded by the coding sequence ATGACCAAAAGTTATGAAGGGAATTCACATAATTGTACTTTTAATGAAGATTTTAAATATATTCTCCTTCCAGTATCGTATGGCATTGTGTTTGCAGTAGGGCTTGTCCTCAATGCTCTTGCAATATGGGTCTTTGTGTTTCGGATGAGACCATGGAACATTACAACCACCTATATGTTCAACCTAGCTCTCTCCGACATCATGTATGATATATCATTGCCTCTGTTGATCTATTACTATGCCAAACACAATGACTGGCCATTTGGGGCAGCTTTGTGTAAAATTGTCCGATTCCTGTTTTATACCAACTTGTACTGCAGTATTCTGTTTCTCACCTGTATGAGCATCTACAGATTCCTCGGGGTTTGCTTTCCAATGCAGACACTGAGGTGGTCAAACCTGCGATACACCCGGATACTGTGCATAGTTATTTGGGTTGTGGTGATAATATTCCAGACTCCGATATTTGTATTTGTTAACGTTGAAACGACTGGTAACACTACCATTTGTTACGATACTTCAAACCAAAAGAACTTCAATAAGTTTGTGATCTACagcgctgtgcagctggtgttgcTTTTTTGTGGTCCTTTCACCATAGTCATGATCTGCTACGGAATTACGGCGAAGAAACTCCTTCGACCCAGTGACATTCGGCCAGAATATGCCAGGTCCCGAAAAAAATCAATCAAGATGATTATTACCGTGCTCACTGTTTTCATCTTATGTTTCTTACCTTTCCACATCACGCGTTCCATTTACTATTCCTCCCGAAGTCTTCATGTGAGCTGCAGAACCCTCGACGCAGTCAACCTGGCCTACAAACTAACCAGACCCCTCGCGAGCGCAAATAGTTGCCTTGATCCCATACTCTACGTCCTGGCTGGGCAGACGTACCGAAGTAAACTGACGCGTAAAGGCAATGGtgtggagaaaaagaacaatCATCCTTCAGCCCAAAAGACAACCAATGACACAGAAATTACACGCTCAGTTCAAGCCACAGAAATCAGGCTTGAGGAAATAAAGCAAGGTGGAAGTAGCGATGGTGTCTAA